The genomic DNA GCGCATCTCGGCCAGGGCAGTCGGCTACGGCGTCCACGGGGTGCTGGTCGACGGCAACGATCCCCTCGCCGTATACAAAGTCACGAAGGACGCTGCGGATCGCGCTCGCAGAGGTGACGGACCGACCCTGATCGAAGCAAGAACGTATCGCTACTACGCGCACACATCGGACGACGACGACACGCTGTACCGCAGCCGCGAGGAAGTCGAAGCGTGGAAACGGCGCGACCCGCTCAGTCAGCTCCGGCAATACCTCATCGAGACCCGCCTGCTGAGCGACGAGGACGACGAGCGCATGGAAGCGGAGATCGCCCAAGAGCTCAAAAGGGCCGTCGACACGGTCGAGGCCGCCCCGGATCCCGACGATCCGTTTTCGGTGGTGTACATGAATCCGATCACTCCGGCACAGCCGGCCGTGGCACCGGAAGCGCCGATCGAAGGCGAAGAAACCAATCTCATTTCGGCCATCAACCGTACGCTGCATGAGATCATGGAGCGCCATCCCGAGACAGTGGTCTTCGGTGAGGACGTCGCCGACCCGAAGGGTGGCGTATTCAAGGCCACGCAGGGACTCGAGGTCGCTTTCGGAAGTGACCGCAGCTTCAACATGCCGCTCGCCGAATCTCTCATCGTCGGTGTCGGCGTCGGTATGGCAGCGGCCGGCAAGAAGCCGCTCGTCGAGATCGAGTTCGCGGACTTCATCCATCCCGCCTTCGACCAGATCGTCTCGGAGGTTGCCCGCATCCACTACCGCACAAAGGGCAGATGGCGGTGTCCGATGGTGATCCGTGCGCCGTACGGCGGCGGCATCCGCGGCGCCCTCTACCACTCGCAATCGGTCGAGGCGTTCTACGCCCACATCCCCGGACTGAAGGTGGTGATCCCGTCGACGCCGGCCGACGCCAAAGGCCTGCTCTGGTCTGCAGCGGAAGATCCGGATCCGGTGCTGTTCCTCGAACCGAAGAAACTGTATCGACTGGCAACGGGCCCGTTCCCGGCCGGGGAGTATCGCATTCCGCTCGGCAAGGCCGCCATTCGCAGGGCGGGTACCGATCTCACGAT from Gammaproteobacteria bacterium includes the following:
- a CDS encoding tungsten formylmethanofuran dehydrogenase; protein product: MEVVAELQDNHKALGLTDEQVIDMYRGILLARRLDERIWALNRQGRAAFVVSASGQEGSQVPPVMAMNPDIDWALPYYRDLGTVLAWGMTPEQVLLGVMAKAGDPSSEGRQMPSHWSLRERRIFSHSSPIATQYPHAAGIAKVVQQDGTGAIVFVSGGEGSTSEGDWHEMMNFAGIHSLPLIVLIENNQYAISVPEREEVGGRISARAVGYGVHGVLVDGNDPLAVYKVTKDAADRARRGDGPTLIEARTYRYYAHTSDDDDTLYRSREEVEAWKRRDPLSQLRQYLIETRLLSDEDDERMEAEIAQELKRAVDTVEAAPDPDDPFSVVYMNPITPAQPAVAPEAPIEGEETNLISAINRTLHEIMERHPETVVFGEDVADPKGGVFKATQGLEVAFGSDRSFNMPLAESLIVGVGVGMAAAGKKPLVEIEFADFIHPAFDQIVSEVARIHYRTKGRWRCPMVIRAPYGGGIRGALYHSQSVEAFYAHIPGLKVVIPSTPADAKGLLWSAAEDPDPVLFLEPKKLYRLATGPFPAGEYRIPLGKAAIRRAGTDLTILAYGTMARFALEAADQLAEHGVSAEIIDLRTLKPLDWPTIEASVEKTTRVLIVHEDNEFGGYGAELAAQIVDKAFEHLDAPVRRYASPDVPTFPFNAKLEAMIMPNTAGIVEHALELYKY